The following coding sequences lie in one Azospirillum humicireducens genomic window:
- a CDS encoding ParB/RepB/Spo0J family partition protein: protein MSRKFERKTRELLGGAGEPGGVAAGAMPGGLTVGSDRLFGTSAGFPHVVELDLDRVHRNPDQPRRHFDEAELRSLASSIERHGLQNPILVRPLPQGDYLLIGGERRVRAHEMLGRKTVFAILTSGDPDEIGLIDNVQRVDLNAVEYAAALARLIDKHGYTHDELAAVVGRDRTDVTKLLAIMSLPAEMREEYATAFAHVSRSVMIEIAAAPAELRAELWERAKEGASVKAVRQAKREHAQGAVAGEAAETAAAPEPGPKEAMRSLQASVKRIMRDVAVVREQRRYLDPDNRDRLMRLRAEIDAILQGTEDGA from the coding sequence GCGTAAGTTCGAACGCAAGACCCGCGAGCTTCTGGGCGGTGCCGGCGAGCCGGGCGGCGTCGCGGCGGGCGCCATGCCGGGTGGGCTGACGGTGGGCAGCGACCGGCTGTTCGGCACCTCGGCCGGCTTCCCGCATGTGGTGGAACTGGACCTTGACCGTGTTCACCGCAACCCCGACCAACCGCGCCGCCATTTCGACGAGGCGGAACTGCGCAGCCTGGCATCCTCCATCGAGCGGCACGGGCTGCAGAACCCGATCCTGGTCCGCCCGCTGCCCCAGGGCGACTATCTGCTGATCGGTGGCGAGCGCCGCGTTCGCGCACACGAGATGCTTGGGCGCAAGACGGTCTTCGCCATCCTGACCTCCGGCGATCCGGACGAGATCGGGCTGATCGACAATGTCCAGCGTGTCGATTTGAATGCGGTGGAGTATGCGGCGGCGCTGGCCCGGCTCATCGACAAGCACGGCTACACCCATGACGAGCTGGCCGCCGTGGTCGGGCGCGACCGCACCGACGTGACCAAGCTGCTGGCGATCATGAGCCTGCCGGCGGAGATGCGGGAGGAGTATGCGACGGCGTTCGCCCATGTCTCGCGCTCCGTCATGATCGAGATCGCCGCCGCTCCGGCGGAGCTCCGCGCCGAGCTGTGGGAGCGCGCCAAGGAAGGGGCGAGCGTCAAGGCGGTGCGGCAGGCCAAGCGCGAGCATGCCCAGGGGGCTGTTGCGGGAGAGGCTGCCGAGACCGCCGCGGCGCCGGAGCCCGGACCGAAGGAGGCGATGCGCTCGCTGCAGGCCAGCGTGAAGCGGATCATGCGCGATGTCGCCGTGGTGCGAGAGCAGCGCCGCTACCTCGATCCGGACAACCGCGACCGGCTGATGCGGCTGCGCGCGGAGATCGATGCGATCCTCCAAGGGACGGAAGACGGGGCCTGA
- a CDS encoding LodA/GoxA family CTQ-dependent oxidase, protein MTAKDPSPIPPCFDCATNATQRLDEMFIAMGQMKRIALGQTPAERAVFRKLHGAAHGRLVMDPNRPDSLRVGVFARDELPAWMRFSSDTGPTSPDLGSTLGIGLKVWGVDGVNALGETGDVADFIMQNFPVFFVDNAEEMCEFTYAGTVLKDYPGYLKKHPKTDGILNAMSAQVDGSVLTTQYWAILPFAFGPDRYARYSLVPEAPPPGHPAVNVPTDDKNYLATDLANRLLENEYRFTFMVQVVPKSAGYPLDKATEEWPTDQYPYQPVATLILPKQDVCARGQGDYGQELAFNIWRTPVELAPQGSIAAVRKVVYNHGADVRHQANGQPLQQPTVPRTQAPPLPKDDCIVKAVIYPPIGIARIGNAPEGYVVGPEVPNPKPLMAGDDPAQNPYRDAKGRLLPQAARFRIYGVNAMGRIVRELTAADSGADITWKVHLANQKSAWYSFQLALDIPEAASADPTTLRNPTVTDRKALVLDAGEETIRAGHGKQSRKLVAGKFMHQGEPVYLGRMWCEEGDHRLLVTGGRGFSSSYNGTKAITFGNNEGWHDDTSDGPVDAVVKLNGMELPVTPAWIVVAPPNYGPQRKSVRTMWDLMRDVAIQAGTLPKPTRPSFTHDIYPVFERMTGLQWVNAGFAAGFGWNSANDFTKPDWIARLNDRSLANQETRRVLKNSFRHDDVDSWSPMPWPWVYGDAMNIPPAQTPRQYTSLTQTQLEFLDQWVAGDFDDDWGKVPVYTEFDQVPLDQQGEVLTRAALDFCLADAFHPGCEMTWPVRASTMYMEPFRFAHAPKGWVEPGMGAILSSDTVTIPNGPLYGQLPGGITRWMAVPWQTDTGSCRSGYDPGYDPNVPTFWPARVPNEVLTRENYEIVMDAAQPAQVRLAAFANRAAWVAPLGTTSYTDQINNMIHHFDHLGVVEVNPGPTDPEGAKLFPPLIEVEDQHIPIPDVDDTVDTKAVRTAHRTLSSKAPAPSGGGGGLRTTQPVDLSRIDKVRRFPRGLR, encoded by the coding sequence ATGACGGCCAAAGATCCCTCCCCGATTCCCCCCTGCTTCGACTGCGCGACCAACGCCACCCAGCGGCTGGACGAGATGTTCATCGCCATGGGCCAGATGAAGCGCATCGCGCTGGGCCAGACGCCGGCGGAACGCGCGGTGTTCCGCAAGCTGCACGGCGCCGCCCATGGCCGGCTGGTGATGGACCCGAACCGGCCGGACTCCCTGCGCGTCGGCGTCTTCGCCAGGGACGAGCTGCCGGCCTGGATGCGCTTTTCCAGCGACACCGGCCCGACCTCGCCGGATCTGGGATCGACGCTCGGCATCGGGCTGAAGGTCTGGGGCGTCGATGGCGTCAATGCGCTGGGTGAGACGGGCGACGTCGCCGACTTCATCATGCAGAACTTTCCCGTCTTCTTCGTCGATAACGCCGAGGAGATGTGCGAGTTCACCTATGCCGGCACGGTCCTGAAGGACTATCCCGGCTATCTCAAGAAGCACCCGAAGACCGACGGCATCCTGAACGCCATGTCGGCACAGGTGGACGGCAGCGTTCTGACCACCCAATATTGGGCGATCCTGCCCTTCGCCTTCGGCCCGGATCGCTACGCCAGATACTCGCTGGTGCCGGAAGCGCCGCCGCCGGGGCATCCGGCGGTCAACGTGCCGACCGACGACAAGAACTATCTCGCCACCGACCTCGCCAACCGGCTGCTGGAGAACGAATACCGCTTCACCTTCATGGTTCAGGTGGTTCCCAAGAGCGCCGGCTATCCGCTGGACAAGGCGACGGAGGAATGGCCGACCGACCAATACCCCTACCAGCCGGTGGCGACGCTGATCCTGCCGAAGCAGGATGTCTGCGCCCGCGGCCAGGGCGACTATGGGCAGGAGCTGGCCTTCAACATCTGGCGCACGCCGGTGGAGCTGGCGCCGCAGGGCAGCATCGCCGCGGTGCGCAAGGTCGTCTACAACCACGGCGCCGACGTCCGCCATCAGGCCAACGGCCAGCCGCTGCAACAGCCGACGGTGCCGCGCACCCAGGCGCCGCCGCTGCCGAAGGACGACTGCATCGTCAAGGCGGTGATCTACCCGCCCATCGGCATCGCCCGCATCGGCAACGCGCCGGAGGGCTATGTCGTCGGTCCCGAGGTGCCGAATCCGAAGCCGCTGATGGCCGGCGACGACCCGGCGCAGAACCCCTATCGTGACGCCAAGGGCCGGCTTCTGCCGCAGGCCGCGCGCTTCCGCATCTATGGCGTCAACGCCATGGGCCGGATCGTCCGCGAGCTGACCGCCGCCGACAGCGGCGCCGACATCACCTGGAAAGTCCATCTCGCCAACCAGAAATCGGCCTGGTACAGCTTCCAGCTGGCGCTCGACATTCCCGAAGCGGCCTCCGCCGATCCGACGACCCTGCGCAACCCGACCGTGACCGACCGCAAGGCGCTGGTTCTCGACGCCGGGGAGGAGACGATCCGCGCCGGCCACGGCAAGCAGAGCCGCAAGCTGGTCGCCGGCAAGTTCATGCACCAGGGCGAGCCGGTCTATCTCGGCCGCATGTGGTGCGAGGAGGGCGACCATCGCCTGCTGGTCACCGGCGGCCGCGGCTTCTCCTCGTCCTACAACGGCACCAAGGCGATCACCTTCGGCAACAACGAGGGCTGGCACGACGACACCTCGGACGGGCCGGTCGATGCGGTCGTCAAGCTGAACGGCATGGAGCTGCCGGTCACCCCCGCCTGGATCGTCGTGGCGCCGCCGAACTACGGGCCGCAGCGCAAGTCCGTCCGCACCATGTGGGACCTGATGCGCGACGTGGCGATCCAGGCCGGCACGCTGCCGAAGCCCACCCGCCCCTCCTTCACCCACGACATCTATCCGGTGTTCGAGCGGATGACCGGGCTGCAATGGGTCAATGCCGGGTTCGCCGCCGGGTTCGGCTGGAACTCCGCCAACGACTTCACCAAGCCGGACTGGATCGCGCGGCTGAACGACCGCAGCCTCGCCAACCAGGAAACCCGGCGGGTGCTGAAGAACTCCTTCCGCCATGACGATGTCGACAGCTGGTCGCCGATGCCCTGGCCCTGGGTCTATGGCGACGCGATGAACATTCCGCCGGCCCAGACGCCGCGCCAATACACCTCGCTGACCCAGACCCAGCTGGAGTTCCTCGACCAGTGGGTCGCCGGCGATTTCGACGACGACTGGGGCAAGGTCCCGGTCTACACCGAGTTCGATCAGGTGCCGCTGGACCAGCAGGGCGAGGTGCTGACCCGCGCCGCGCTGGACTTCTGCCTGGCCGACGCCTTCCATCCCGGCTGCGAGATGACCTGGCCGGTCCGCGCCTCCACCATGTATATGGAGCCCTTCCGCTTCGCCCATGCGCCCAAGGGCTGGGTGGAGCCGGGCATGGGCGCCATCCTGTCCAGCGACACCGTGACGATTCCCAACGGCCCGCTCTATGGCCAGCTTCCCGGCGGCATCACCCGCTGGATGGCGGTGCCGTGGCAGACCGACACCGGCAGCTGCCGCTCCGGCTACGATCCCGGCTACGACCCCAACGTCCCGACCTTCTGGCCGGCCCGCGTGCCGAACGAGGTGCTGACCCGCGAGAACTACGAGATCGTGATGGACGCGGCCCAGCCGGCCCAGGTGCGTCTGGCCGCCTTCGCCAACCGCGCCGCCTGGGTGGCGCCGCTGGGCACCACCAGCTACACCGACCAGATCAACAACATGATCCATCACTTCGACCATCTCGGCGTGGTGGAGGTCAATCCCGGCCCGACCGATCCCGAAGGCGCCAAGCTGTTCCCGCCGCTGATCGAGGTGGAGGACCAGCACATCCCCATCCCCGACGTGGACGACACGGTGGACACCAAGGCGGTCCGCACCGCCCACCGCACCCTGTCCAGCAAGGCGCCGGCCCCGTCGGGCGGCGGCGGCGGGCTGCGGACGACCCAGCCGGTCGACCTCAGCCGGATCGACAAGGTCCGCCGCTTCCCGCGCGGGCTGCGGTGA
- a CDS encoding malonate--CoA ligase: MTDNFFDIVAARFPADADAPFIELESGRRYSYRDLKEISGRYARLLAGLGVAKGDRVAVQVDKSAEAVFLYLACLRAGAAYLPLNTAYTKAEVGYFLGDAQPRIFVCTPASAAALADTAAAAGVGTLLTLGIDGDGTLPERAAGLDAEFATVPCAADDLAAILYTSGTTGRSKGAMMSHRNLSSNAATLHRIWGFRPDDLLLHALPIFHTHGLFVATNCVLLNGTGMLFLPKFDADAVFRLLPRATVMMGVPTFYTRLLADPRLTPEAAAHMRLFISGSAPLLADTHREFRARTGHAILERYGMTETGMLTSNPLDGERIPGTVGFPLPEVSVRVVDEKTGEPVADGGIGVLEVKGPNVFSGYWRMPEKTAQEFRPGGWFITGDVGRIDGRGYVHIIGRAKDLVISGGFNVYPKEVETAIDAIDGVVESAVIGVPHPDFGEAVVAVVLRRPGSDAVDEAAVIRACKEQLANFKVPKAVDFVEELPRNAMGKVQKNLLRETYRGLFGG, encoded by the coding sequence ATGACCGACAATTTCTTCGACATCGTTGCCGCACGTTTTCCCGCCGATGCCGACGCCCCGTTCATCGAGCTGGAGTCGGGACGGCGCTACAGCTATCGCGACCTGAAGGAGATCAGCGGACGCTATGCCCGGCTGCTGGCGGGACTGGGTGTCGCCAAGGGCGACCGTGTCGCGGTGCAGGTCGATAAGTCGGCGGAGGCGGTCTTCCTCTATCTCGCCTGCCTGCGCGCCGGGGCGGCCTATCTGCCGTTGAACACCGCCTATACCAAGGCCGAGGTCGGCTATTTCCTGGGCGACGCGCAGCCGAGGATCTTCGTTTGCACGCCGGCCAGCGCGGCGGCACTGGCCGACACCGCGGCGGCGGCCGGGGTGGGGACCCTGCTGACGCTCGGCATCGACGGGGATGGAACCCTGCCGGAGCGGGCGGCGGGGTTGGATGCGGAGTTCGCGACCGTGCCGTGCGCGGCGGACGATCTGGCGGCGATCCTCTACACCTCCGGCACCACCGGGCGGTCGAAGGGGGCGATGATGAGCCACCGCAACCTGTCCTCCAACGCCGCCACCCTGCACCGCATCTGGGGATTCCGGCCGGACGACCTGCTGCTGCATGCCCTGCCGATCTTTCATACCCACGGGCTGTTCGTCGCCACCAACTGCGTGCTGCTGAACGGCACCGGCATGCTGTTCCTGCCCAAATTCGACGCCGATGCGGTCTTCCGACTGCTGCCGCGCGCCACTGTGATGATGGGGGTGCCGACCTTCTACACCCGCCTGCTGGCCGACCCGCGCCTGACGCCGGAGGCGGCGGCCCATATGCGGCTGTTCATCAGCGGCTCCGCCCCGCTGCTGGCCGACACCCACCGGGAGTTCCGCGCGCGCACCGGCCACGCCATCCTGGAGCGCTATGGGATGACCGAGACCGGGATGCTCACCTCCAACCCGCTGGATGGCGAGCGCATCCCCGGCACGGTCGGCTTCCCCCTGCCCGAGGTGTCGGTGCGGGTGGTGGACGAGAAGACGGGGGAACCGGTCGCGGATGGCGGCATCGGCGTGCTGGAGGTGAAGGGGCCGAACGTCTTTTCCGGTTACTGGCGCATGCCCGAGAAGACGGCCCAGGAGTTCCGCCCCGGCGGCTGGTTCATCACCGGCGATGTCGGCCGGATCGACGGGCGCGGTTATGTCCACATCATCGGCCGCGCCAAGGATCTGGTGATCTCCGGCGGTTTCAACGTCTACCCCAAGGAGGTGGAGACGGCGATCGACGCCATCGACGGCGTGGTGGAGTCCGCGGTGATCGGCGTCCCCCATCCCGACTTCGGCGAGGCGGTGGTGGCGGTGGTTCTGCGCCGGCCGGGTTCGGACGCTGTCGACGAGGCGGCGGTGATCCGTGCCTGCAAGGAGCAGCTCGCCAACTTCAAGGTGCCGAAGGCGG
- a CDS encoding NAD(P)/FAD-dependent oxidoreductase: MIRTGAIEADAVVVGAGPAGAAFALNLAPLRRVLVLDRRDGLAVRIGESLAPAARRLLTDMGLWEAFLAEGHSPCHGGRSVWGGPLPVEADNLRDLDGPGWHLDRGRFDGWLRRVAVSRGAALLVPAQPLSVDRAGEGWLLEVETAGRRLPVRARLLVDAGGRGSPLAKRLGARRTVSDRLVCGWVHGMDAPGRQSGLTWIEAEPDGWWYSAPLPAGRRVVAFHTDADLPAAADARDTASLLRRLPGCPVLSNSLRACGFTPDGQGEGRGGFCAAHSSTLSPASGEGWLAVGDAALGFDPLSSQGIFNALYTGLAAAEAADRHLSGDPSALPGYAAGLAPIRDAYRAHLHGWYGLERRWRDRPFWSRRLAA, encoded by the coding sequence GTGATCCGGACAGGCGCGATCGAGGCGGATGCGGTTGTGGTGGGGGCAGGCCCCGCCGGGGCCGCCTTCGCCCTCAACCTCGCGCCGCTGCGCCGGGTGCTGGTGCTGGACCGGCGGGACGGCCTTGCCGTCCGCATCGGCGAATCGCTGGCCCCGGCCGCCCGCCGCCTGCTGACCGACATGGGGTTGTGGGAGGCTTTCCTGGCGGAAGGCCATTCCCCCTGCCATGGCGGCCGGTCGGTCTGGGGCGGTCCGCTGCCGGTCGAGGCCGACAATCTCCGCGACCTCGACGGGCCGGGCTGGCACCTCGACCGTGGCCGCTTCGACGGATGGCTGCGCCGGGTGGCGGTGTCGCGCGGTGCGGCGCTGCTGGTCCCGGCCCAGCCCTTGTCGGTGGACAGGGCAGGGGAGGGCTGGCTGCTGGAGGTGGAAACCGCCGGCCGCCGCCTTCCCGTGCGTGCCCGCCTGCTGGTCGATGCCGGCGGGCGCGGCTCGCCGCTGGCGAAGCGGCTCGGCGCCCGGCGGACGGTGTCGGACCGGCTGGTCTGCGGCTGGGTCCATGGGATGGACGCCCCCGGCCGCCAGTCCGGCCTGACCTGGATCGAGGCGGAACCGGACGGCTGGTGGTACAGCGCCCCGCTGCCCGCGGGCCGCCGGGTCGTCGCCTTCCACACCGACGCCGACCTGCCCGCCGCTGCCGATGCCCGCGACACCGCATCGCTGCTGCGCCGGCTGCCCGGCTGTCCCGTGCTTTCGAATTCGCTGCGCGCCTGCGGCTTCACGCCGGACGGGCAGGGGGAGGGGAGAGGCGGCTTCTGCGCCGCCCACAGCAGCACGCTGTCACCCGCCTCCGGCGAGGGCTGGCTGGCGGTCGGCGACGCCGCCCTGGGCTTCGACCCGCTGTCGTCGCAGGGCATCTTCAACGCGCTCTACACCGGCCTCGCCGCGGCGGAGGCCGCCGACCGACATCTGTCCGGCGACCCCAGCGCGCTGCCCGGTTACGCCGCCGGCCTCGCTCCGATCCGCGACGCCTACCGCGCCCATCTGCACGGCTGGTACGGGCTGGAGCGCCGCTGGCGGGACCGCCCGTTCTGGAGCCGCCGACTGGCGGCTTGA